Proteins from one Candidatus Methylomirabilota bacterium genomic window:
- a CDS encoding NADH-quinone oxidoreductase subunit I, protein MDRQLGQNFWPDLGNLVSAVGRAMWITLINFFRKPVTVHYPEVKRVYPDRFRGILALTYDKETGEENCIGCRLCEYICPPQVIKVEMLKAEKRNFAKTFTLELYACEFCELCVQVCPTDAIIMMKSFDLATTDRRELLLDKDRLHTIGLDFEASWATGTGLRDMQTPPKAPAAHAPEAGQAKVEGKPE, encoded by the coding sequence GTGGATAGGCAGCTTGGGCAGAACTTCTGGCCCGACCTGGGCAATCTGGTGAGCGCCGTCGGGCGCGCCATGTGGATCACCCTCATCAATTTCTTCCGCAAGCCCGTGACCGTGCACTACCCGGAGGTGAAGCGGGTCTACCCCGATCGCTTCCGCGGCATCCTAGCCCTGACCTATGACAAGGAGACCGGCGAGGAGAACTGCATCGGCTGCCGGCTCTGCGAGTACATCTGCCCGCCGCAGGTGATCAAGGTCGAGATGTTGAAGGCGGAGAAGCGCAACTTCGCCAAGACCTTCACCCTCGAGCTCTACGCCTGCGAGTTCTGCGAGCTCTGCGTCCAGGTCTGCCCCACCGACGCCATCATCATGATGAAGTCCTTCGACCTCGCCACCACGGATCGGCGCGAGCTCCTCCTGGACAAGGACCGCCTCCACACGATCGGGCTGGATTTCGAGGCCTCGTGGGCGACGGGCACTGGGTTGCGGGACATGCAGACGCCGCCCAAGGCGCCGGCTGCCCATGCCCCCGAGGCGGGACAGGCCAAGGTGGAGGGCAAGCCCGAGTGA
- the nuoH gene encoding NADH-quinone oxidoreductase subunit NuoH: MWSVLYHFVVGFIVLNAVVAMVTYVTLLERKFAARMQSRIGPYRVGPHGLLQPIADAVKLMMKEDIVPRLADRAVYNLAPIVFLVPCMLIFATLPFAPGLGVADLNIGILFFLAVSAMEIVGLFMGGWGSNNKYALLSAMRAVNQIISYDLPFLFVALVPVLLTGSLKLSDIAAAQPDVLHWFIFYPVIGQLAFIAYIVATLAAENRVPFDILEAESELVAGFRVEYSGMKFALIQLGEYAHIIATSFLGALLFLGAWDGPGSAGSPWLGAFYFLLKAMFVFLLVTWIRWSFVRIRVDQILAISWKLLLPAALLLLMATAVVVAWKGPVGG; this comes from the coding sequence ATGTGGAGCGTCCTCTACCACTTTGTCGTGGGCTTCATCGTGCTGAACGCGGTGGTCGCCATGGTCACCTATGTCACTCTCCTCGAGCGCAAGTTCGCCGCGCGCATGCAGTCGCGCATCGGGCCCTATCGGGTGGGGCCGCACGGGCTCCTCCAGCCCATCGCCGATGCGGTCAAGCTCATGATGAAGGAAGACATCGTGCCCCGCCTGGCCGACCGCGCCGTCTACAACCTGGCCCCCATCGTCTTCCTCGTTCCGTGCATGCTGATCTTCGCCACCCTGCCCTTCGCCCCGGGCCTCGGGGTAGCCGATCTCAACATCGGCATCCTCTTCTTCCTCGCCGTCTCGGCTATGGAGATCGTGGGCCTCTTCATGGGCGGGTGGGGCTCGAACAACAAGTACGCGCTCCTCTCGGCCATGCGGGCGGTCAACCAGATCATCTCGTACGACCTGCCCTTCCTCTTCGTGGCCCTCGTCCCCGTGCTGCTCACGGGCTCGCTCAAGCTCTCGGACATCGCGGCCGCCCAGCCGGACGTGCTGCACTGGTTCATCTTCTACCCCGTCATCGGACAGCTCGCCTTCATCGCGTACATCGTGGCCACCCTGGCCGCCGAGAACCGCGTGCCCTTCGACATCCTGGAAGCCGAGTCCGAGCTGGTGGCGGGCTTCCGCGTCGAGTACTCGGGGATGAAGTTCGCCCTGATCCAGCTCGGCGAGTACGCCCACATCATCGCCACGTCGTTCCTGGGCGCGCTGCTCTTCCTGGGGGCCTGGGACGGGCCGGGATCGGCGGGCTCGCCGTGGCTCGGCGCTTTCTATTTCCTCCTCAAGGCCATGTTCGTGTTCCTGCTCGTGACCTGGATCCGGTGGAGTTTCGTTCGGATCCGCGTGGACCAGATCCTCGCCATTTCGTGGAAGCTCCTGCTGCCGGCCGCGCTGCTGCTCCTCATGGCCACGGCCGTCGTGGTCGCCTGGAAGGGGCCCGTCGGTGGATAG